A stretch of DNA from Cytobacillus luteolus:
GACGTGGGCTTACTAATCGGGATGATTTTATTATTCTGGCAGGTTGGTAGCTTTGAATATGATGAGATTTTCCAAGCAGTTGAAGCTGGAACAATTTCAATGACAATGATTACATTAACAGCGATTTTAATTTTCGTTGGAGCAGTTGGTAAATCTGGTCAGTTCCCATTACATACATGGTTACCTGATGCGATGGAAGGTCCTACACCTGTTTCAGCATTAATCCACGCAGCGACAATGGTTGCAGCAGGGGTATATTTAGTAGCAGCAACCTTCCCATTATTTGCAGCGAGTGAGACTGCATTAATGACAGTTGCTGTAATTGGTGCAATCACAGCTATTTTTGCAGCATCTATCGGTCTTGTGCAAAAAGACATTAAGCGTGTTCTTGCATACTCAACAGTGAGTCAGCTTGGGTACATGATGCTTGCATTAGGATCTGCTGGTTATGTGGCGGGTGTGTTCCACTTAATGACACATGCTTTCTTTAAAGCATTGCTATTCCTAGCAGCAGGTAGTGTTATTCATGCGGTTCATTCACAAAACATCGAGGAAATGGGCGGACTTTGGAAAAAGCTTCGCATTACAGGGCCATTATTTTTAATTGGTACATTAGCAATTAGTGGTGTCCCTTTATTCTCAGGTTTCTTTAGTAAAGAGGAAATCTTACTTGCAACATGGGCACATGGAAACTACGGGTTATTCTGGTTAGCTGTTATTACTGCTTTCCTTACAGCATTTTATATGTTCCGTTTATTCTTCATGGTGTTCTCTGGAGAGTCAAGAAGCAAGCAGAAGAATGTTCATGAGTCTCCAAGTGTGATGACAGTTCCTATGATTGTGTTAGGGGTATTAGCGATTTTTGCTGGTTACGTCAATACACCATGGTTTGGCACGTTTTTAGGAGATTGGCTAGTAGCTGATTCACATGCATTAGGGCATGGCCATGTTTCAGGTCCAAAATGGATTATGATAGTAGCCATCGTAGTATCCTTAGCAGGTATTTTACTTGCCTACTTAATTTACAGTAAAAAATCAATCTCAAGAGATTGGTTAACATCACGTTTCCCAATGACTTACAATGTCCTATACAACAAATACTTTGTTGATGAGCTTTATGAAACAACAATTGTGTATGCTGTAAAAGTGTTCAGCTTGTTCTTAAAATACATCGAACGCTTCCTCATTGGAGGAATTGTAAGTGGTGTGGCAGCTGCTACACAAAATATTGGGAAATATGGATCTAAATTTCAAGATGGTCAAGTTCAAACCTATGCATCTGTTGCATTTGTAGGACTTGCACTACTCTTAGCAATACTTGCTTTAACAGGGGGGTACTTCGGATGAACGAATCATATCTTTTATCGCTATTAGTATTCTCCCCACTATTAGGAATTATTTTATTAGCGTTTGTCCCTAAAGTTCAGGAACAAACGATTAAAATAGTAGGATTTTTAGCAACAGTTCCAGCATTACTACTTTCATTATTTCTATATTTCTCATACAGAGCAGGTGCAGACCTTGCTCAGTATACGGAAAAATATAATTGGTTTGGATTTATCAAGGATGGGCCGTTTTCAGTTGAATATGACTTAGGAATCAATGGTTTCTCTCTAGTCATGATTTTGCTAACAGCCATTCTTTCAACTCTTGCAGCAATTGCTTCCATTCATATTAAAAAAGAATGGAAAGGCTATTTCATGCTATTCCTACTTCTTGAGTTAGGGATGCTTGGGGTATTTGCAGCAGAAAACTTAATTCTATTCTTTATCTTTTTCGAATTAACATTAATTCCAATGTTCTTCCTAATTGGTAAATGGGGTTATTTTGAAAAAGAAAAAGCTGCATTTAGTTTCTTAATTTACAATGGAATCGGTTCTGCCATTCTATTGATTGTTATTATGATTTTATTTGCAAAAACAGGGACTACAAAAATCTCTGCAATTACAGCCATTTTAGCTTCACCACAAGGGACAGTTCCTACATTCGGTGCAATTACAACTGAGTTACGTTATGGTTTATTAATTGCATTAATGGTAGCATTCGGGATTAAGTTACCAATCTTCCCACTACACAGCTGGATGCTTCGAGTGCACGTTCAAGCTCCACCAGCGATTGTAATGCTACACTCAGGGATCCTTTTGAAAATTGGTGCATTCGGTTTAATCCGCTTTGGATTAGGATTTTTCCCGGAAGAGTTTAAATCAATGGCCGTCCTAATTGCTATTCTTGGTGTAATTAACCTATTGTACGGTGCATTTTTAGCATTCATCCAAGATGATTTTAAAATGGTACTTGCCTATTCAAGTATTTCACACATGGGAATTGTCTTGATTGGTCTTGGTTCATTAAATGAAGCAGGGATTCAAGGGGCTATTTTCCAAGTAATCTCACATGGATTAATTTCAGCATTAATGTTCTTCTTAATCGGAGTCATTTATGAGCGTGTGGGAACTTCTATGATCGGGCGTTTAGGCGGACTTGCAAAAGTTATGCCAATAGCCGCTGGATTCTTATTAACAGCAGCGATGGCTTCACTAGGCTTACCTGGTATGTCAGGTTTCGTTGCGGAATTCATGGCGTTTTTAGGTTTATTTAAAGAAATGCCAATTATTGCAGCAGTCGGAGCAATTGGGATTATTATGACGGCTGTCTATTTACTAAGAGCTGTACTAAATGTGACTTACGGAAAACCAAACAACACATATGAAAACGCATTTGACATGCGTCCAATCGAGTTCGTCCCTGTGTTTGTTTTACTTGGTTTAATTGTATTAATCGGGGTATATCCAAATGTCCTTTCACAACCTTTACAGCTTGTGCTTGATACTATAATGATTGGGTTAGGAGGGTAAGCGAATGGATCTCAAGACATTTTTAAGCTTTGAATGGAGTATCATGGCACCAGAGTTTATCATCATCGGTGTAGCTACCCTTCTATCAATCATTGATTTGTTTATGGGGAAAGATAAAAGCCGCAGACCTCTAGGTTGGATCGGAGTTGCAGGGGTAGTACTAGCCATCATTTCACTAGTAGGACTTCTTGATAAAGAAGCAACCTCAATCCTACATGATACTTTCAGATTAGATGGCTTCGGTAAGGCATTTAAACTAATCATGCTAGTTGGGGCAGGAATGGTTCTTCTTTTAGCCATGAACTACGAGCCTAAAGAAGGCATGAAAGAGTACCGTGGGGAATTTTACTACTTACTATTAACAGCCCTTTTAGGTGCGATGGTTATGACATCAAGTGGAGACTTAATCACTCTATTTGTTGGTCTTGAACTATTATCAATTTCATCATATATTTTGGCTGGACTTCGTAAGAAAAACAAACTTTCAAACGAATCAGCAATGAAATATGTAATCAATGGTGGAATTTCAACAGCTTTTATCTTGTTTGGTATGAGTTACGTATACGGATTAACAGGCTCAACAAATCTTACTGAGATTTTTACGCTGTTAAGTAACCTACAAAATGAGAAATTAATTTATGTTCTTGCAATCGCGTTTTTCATGATATTCGTTGGTTTATCATTTAAAATCGCAACAGCTCCATTTCACATGTGGGCTCCAGATGTGTACCAAGGTGCACCAACACCAGTTACTGCTTTCTTAAGTATCGTATCAAAAGCAGCTGGATTTGCGATCATCCTTCGTGTAATGATCATCGTCTTTGGTCAAGTTTCATCTGGAAACGAAGAAACACCAATATTAATTTTCCACCTTCAGGATTACATTGCCTTCCTGGCGGGTGCAACAATGATTATTGGAAATACAATTGCGTTAAGACAACGTAATATTAAGAGACTACTTGCCTATTCAAGTATTGCACAAGCTGGTTATATCTTAGTTGCGTTTGCATCACTATCCTATTTTATGATGGATGCCATTTGGTTCTACCTTGTTGCGTATCTATTCATGAACCTTGGTGTGTTTGCAATCATACAGGTTATTACGGATAAATCAGGCTCAGAAGACATTAGTCAATTCGCTGGCCTATATAAACGTTCACCACTTGTAGCAGTTGCAATGGGTATTTTCATCCTATCTCTTGCTGGTATTCCAGGTACGGCAGGATTTATTGGTAAGTTAAACATCTTCCTTGGTGCATTCGTTACAAGCCCTGCACATTATGTGCTAGCGTCGATCATGATTGCCACAACGGTAGTGTCTTACTTCTATTACTTTGGAATTCTAACGCAAATGTTCTTTAGACCGGCTATAGATGATAGTAAAGTAAAGCTTCCTTCTGGAATACTAATTGTTGTTGTTCTATGTGTAATTGGAACAATCGGCCTTGGTATCTTCCCAGGAATCGCACTTGACTTCCTAAGCCAGTTTGACCGTTTTTCTGATTTTATTGGTTAATTTTTTAGGGGATATGTTTATATAAGAAAGGAAGGGGTTGGGGGACCCCTTCTTTTTGTTGTAAATGGGGTAATTTCGAGTGATTTGTTTCCATTTTAAGGGAATACTTTCCTTTCTGGTAGGAATACTTACCTAAATCGAATAAATACTTACCTGATTCGGTCAAATACTTACTTAATTTTGTTAAATACTTACCAAAATTGATAAAATACTTAATTTTGACTCATTTTAACGATAGGAGGAACACAACATGCTAGCAGGATTCGGCCAACAAGCCTTAATAAGCATCTTTTCACATTTATTGTTTATATCAATCACATGGTGGGCACTACAATCCATTAACTACGAAAAAATTCTAAAACCAAACCACGTTATTCAAGCAAGACTTGTATTAATCTTCACTACAATTGCTATTGGATCAACAGTAAGTAACTTTTTCCTAGACTACTTAATGTGGTCACAGCAGCTTCCATCATTGTTTTAACTATAACTCCGAGATGATCGGGGTTTTTTGTTTGTTAAAAATTAACTCTCGAACCCTCACCAATATTGTCAAAGAATGACGAGTTTTTCCACGTATGTCACTCTAATATCTGGCAAGAATGAGTAGTAAGGAGAGGGAGTGAGCGGTTTGAATAAAATAATCACAGTTAGTATGTCAGTTATTTTTATTTTTACATTGGTTATGTATGGAAGTTTAGAAAGTAGTGCAACGGGGAATAGGCCTATTGATGATATGGTTGAAGTTTTTGAAAAAAATAAGATTACTATCGAAGAATGGTCTTTTTATGCAAAAGAAACGATTACAACCGTACATGATTATGATGATTTTTTAGAACTAGTTCAATTAAAGCAAACACAAACAGACAATCGTTTTAATTGGATCATTACTGAAGAAGAAGAAAAATGGGTAGCAACAGGTATTTATATAGATTCACAAAAAACAGAAACAATAAAAATTTTATCAACCCCCATAAACCAAAAGTCCCATACGTATTTAGTTTATGATGCAAAAGGGACGCAGCTAGACCGCGATTTAGTGGAATCTTTCTATAATTCCTTCGAATCGACAAAGAATGACATCTTTCAAGAAAATCCCACAATTTTCACTTGTTTAAAGGGTGAATACAGTGATAGAATTGAGGGGGTTTTGTATAATCAGGTCGATTATCTTTTAGAAGAATTTAATGCAGACGAAATTGAAGCAACAAAAGAAGAGACATTTGTCTCGGTGTCTGCATATACTGACAACTGGAAGAACGATATTCCAACTTTAAATGAGAAAATGAATATACAAATCGCATTACGAAATTCTGGATTGGATAGTAAGACTACGATTGTAGTTGGAACACCAATCATAACTTCTGAATATTAATATAGAGAAAATGGACGCGGAGGGGAATACCTTGGAAAAAATCATCGTCCGCGGCGGTAAAAAGTTAAACGGCACAGTCAAAGTTGAAGGCGCAAAAAATGCCGTACTACCTGTTATCGCTGCATCCTTGTTAGCTAGTGATGGAAAGAGCATTATATGTGATGTACCCACGCTTTCAGATGTATATACGATTAATGAAGTTCTGCGCTATTTAGGGGCAGAGGTTTCTTTTAAAAATAATGAAATCGTCGTTGATGCATCAGGAGAGCTGAAAACAGAAGCACCATTTGAATATGTCCGCAAAATGCGCGCATCCGTACTTGTTATGGGCTCACTACTAGCTCGTAATGGTCGTGCACGAGTTGCTCTGCCTGGAGGTTGTGCGATTGGATCACGTCCAATTGACCAACATTTAAAGGGCTTTGAAGCAATGGGAGCAGTTGTTAAAGTAGGTAATGGTTTTATTGACGCACAGGTTGAAGGTAAACTTCGCGGTGCAAAGGTTTATCTAGATTTCCCAAGTGTTGGGGCAACTGAAAATATTATGATGGCTGCATCTTTAGCAGAAGGAACATCCGTAATTGAAAATGCTGCAAAAGAGCCTGAGATTGTAGACCTTGCCAACTTCCTTAACTCGATGGGAGCGAAGGTAAGAGGAGCAGGTACTGGAACAATCCGAATTGAAGGTGTAGAAAAATTACGAGGTACTAGACACAATATCATTCCTGACAGAATTGAAGCAGGTACTTTTATGGTTGCTGCAGCAATTACTGGCGGAAATGTACTTGTTCAAGGAGCAGTACCAGAACATTTAAGCTCATTAGTAGCAAAAATGGAAGAAATGGGTATCAAAATTATTGAAGAAAGAGATGGCCTACGTGTAATTGGACCTGAAAAGTTAAAACCAATTGACATCAAGACCATGCCTCACCCAGGATTTCCAACAGATATGCAGTCACAGATGATGGCTTTACTTCTATGTGCAAAAGGCACAAGTGTCATTACAGAAACAGTATTTGAAAATCGTTTCATGCATGTTGAAGAATTCCGCCGTATGAATGGCGATATTAAAATTGAAGGTCGTTCCGTTATTATCAATGGCCCTTCAGAACTTCAGGGAGCAGAAGTATCTGCAACAGACTTACGTGCAGCGGCAGCACTCATTTTATCAGGATTAGTTGCTGACGGTTATACACGTGTAACCGAATTAAAGCATCTAGACCGTGGTTATGTTAATTTCCATGATAAATTAGCTGGCCTTGGAGCTGATATCGAGCGCATCGCTGACCTAACAATCGTTCAACCTGAAGAACAAGCAAATGTAAATATGTAACTTACCCAAAAAGATTAGAGAATCGACTGATGAATTGTCAGATTGGTTCTCTGATCTTTTTTGTTTTGGGCGGCTCCTTTTAAAAAAATAAGGATTGTCTAATCTACTTGTCATAAAAGCTTGTCCTCCTCCATATCATGAAATATAGGCAAGAACACTACACAATAATGGAGGCCAGCATTGATGAACCCATTGAAACCAATAGTCGCACTCGTATCAGTCTTATTCGTTGTCATTTTAATGATCCCTACATTACTTGTCATGCCCTTTGGTGACAAAGTAAGTGGCCAACTTGGAGAAGAGCTTCAAGCTGAAAAGCAAGCAAAGGTGTCACTCCCAACAGGACCTACCTTTGAAGTGGCTGTATATAGGAGTAAATTAAATACTATTGAAAAGGTACCAATTGAAGATTATGTAGTGGGGGTAGTTGCTTCAGAAATGCATGCAAACTTTGAGCCTGAAGCTTTGAAAGCACAAGCATTGGCTGCAAGAACATATATAGTAAAACAATTACTTAATACAGAAAAGATTGGCATTCCTGAAGGTGCAGATGTAGGAGACACGGTCTTATTCCAAGTCTATAAGTCAAAGGATGAACTTAAAAAGCAGTGGGGAAAAGACTATGAAGTTCATTTAGGTAAAATACAGGAAGCGGTTGTACAAACACAAGGTAAGATCTTAACGTATAATAATCAGCCAATCGAAGCACAGTTTTTCTCTACTAGTAATGGGTATACAGAAAACTCAGAAGCATATTGGCAAAATGCATTTCCTTATCTAAAAAGTGTTGAAAGCCCTTGGGACAAAGAGTCTCCAAGATTTTACGATCAAAAAACGATTTCAGTTAAGGATTTTGAGATAGCCCTAGGTGTAAAACTGGGGAATGATAGTACCATTGGAAAAGTGATATCAAGAACTCCTGGCAAGCGTGTAGGAGAAGTAGAAATTGGCAATAAAAAGTTTACCGGACGTCAAATCCGTGAATTGCTCGAATTACGCTCATCAGATTTCGAATGGAAACGCAGCGGCAATAATATCGTTATCTCAACAAAAGGCTATGGCCACGGTGTGGGCATGAGTCAATATGGAGCCAATGGAATGGCAGCTGAAGGGAAAACTCACGAACAAATTATTTCACACTACTACCAAGGCGTCCAAATCACTTCAGCAGACACATACATTACAAAATTCACAGCCAAACAATAACAACAGGGGCCTGACCCCCACTGCGTTAAAGCTTTAACGCGCTGGGGGTCAGGCCCCTTTTTTTGTCAAGTAGAAGCGGCGAATTAAATAGTAGGCTACAAGTACTCCGATTGTATCTTTAACGATGTCGATGACAGTTGCTGAACGGTATGGAACAAAATATTGATGTAATTCATCAATAAATCCATAGGAGATGGCAATTGCAGCAGCAATCTTGCTTGTTTTATGGGTTAGCTTCCCATCAACAGCAAAGGAAAGAACAAATAGGAGATACAGAATACCAAACGCAATTAAGTGAAGAGACTCCTTAAATGCTCGGTCCCATGAATAAGGTGTATCAATAACTGCATCGTGAGGCAGACTCGACAGAATCCATATTAACCCCATATAGACGAAGGGAGCGATTTTAATACTGAAATACATAATACGTTTGAACAAATGAGAAACCTCCTAATATCGCTTAATAAACCCCTCTAAGTATATCATTTTCAAAGAAATTTTAGCTTTTATGTATATTATTTTGATTTTGTCGAAAAATAATCGAAAAAAAGTTTTTAAGAGATGTATATAAAATGCTAGATTTGTTCAGAATGATTGCTGAGGTGATGAAACATGAGAGAGGAAGAAAACAAACGTACTTCTCAAAATTCAAGTTCAAATTTACAACGTTTTTTCAAAAAGCGTTGGGTGTTTCCGGCAATTTATTTAGCTAGTGCAGCAATTATTCTGACAGGTGTGTTATGGTTCCAAAGTGCAAACAATGATGTAGCAGACGATGAGCCAAACATCAACGAGGAACTACCAGGAACAGCACAAAATGGTGAACCAGCTGTACCGGTAAACTCAACAGTCGAAAACTTTGCAATGCCTGTACTTGATGAAGACGCGGTTGAGATTCACAAGCAATTCTATGATGCAGATGGTAGCAAAGAAGATCAAGAAGCAGCGCTAGTATCCTATGAAAACACGTACTATCCGAACAAAGGAATTGACATCGTAGCGAAAGATGGAAAAAGCTTTGATGTAGCAGCTTCACTATCTGGTACAGTTGTCAGATCTGAACAAGATTCTTTATTTGGAAACATTGTTGAAATCGAGCATGCAGAAGGTGTGGTCACAGTATACCATTCACTTGCTGATGTGATGGTTGAACAAGGTGACCGTGTAGATCAAGGTCAAGTGATTGCTAAAGCTGGAAAAAATCTATTTAACAAAGATGCTGACACACATGTTCACTTTGAAATTCGAAACAATGGTGTAGCAGTAAATCCAATCGAGTTTTTTAACCAACCACTAACTTCTTTAGAACAAGAAGAGAGTGCATCAAAACAACCAGCTGAACAAGCAGAAGAAAATACAGAAGATGCTGAAGAAACACCAGCAGATGAAGATAAATCAGAACAAGACGAAAATACAGATGCCTCAATTGGCATGGCAACCGTCTAAACTGACACAAAAAGCCTACCCCTAACCGGGTAGGCTTTTTTGTGTCATCTGGGGCCTGACCCCCGGTGCGTTAACGCATCACCGCGCCGGGGGTCAGGCCCCAAAATAAAAAATTTTATTTTTCATTGAACTTTTTTACTGCGTCCATCGTATTATCTTCGGATAAACAAATTGAGGGGGAAGATGATGATGGCAGAACTTGCACAGTTAAATTGGGCGTTACTTGCACCAATCGCAATAATACAATTAATTTTAATGGTGACAGCATTGGTAGATTTGATTCGAAGTGAGGAAACGAATGGTCCTAAGTTGCTTTGGGTGTTACTGATTTTATTTGTCAGTATGATTGGACCAATTCTTTACTTTGTTGTTGGAAGGAAGAAATAGAGTATGTCATTAGTTACAATTAGCAATCTTACAAAATCGTTCGGAAAAGAAAAAGCTGTGAACAATGTCTCTTTTGAGATCAAAAAAGGAAGTTGTATCGCCTTACTTGGACCGAATGGTGCAGGTAAAACAACAACACTACGAATGCTTGCGGGAATTATTAAGCCAACAAGTGGTTCGATTCAATTTACAGGAATGGAAAAGGGAGATCATCGTCAACATATTGGTTATTTACCTCAGCATCCGGTATTTTATAACTGGATGACGGCTGAAGAATTCCTATTATATGTGGGTCAACTTGCCCATCTATCAAAAAAAGAAGCAAAAGCAAAAACGGATGAGTTACTAGAATTAGTAGGTCTAGTAGATGCAAAGAAAAAGAGAATTCGTGGATTTTCAGGTGGAATGAAGCAACGCTTAGGAATTGCTCAAACAATGATTCATAATCCAAGGCTTATCATGCTTGATGAACCCGTTTCAGCTCTTGACCCTGTAGGTCGCCGTGAAGTGATTGAAATGATGAGAGAGCTTAAGAAACAAACTACCATCCTTTTTTCAACGCATGTCCTACATGATGCTGAGGAGGTATGTGATGATATTGTTATTATCCGTAAGGGTGAGGTTGCTTTGGAAGGAACGTTACCAGAGCTTAGACGCAATCATCAACAACCGCTGCTAACAGTATCAGCTGAAGAAAATATTCAAGACTGGCTTACTAGTATTAAAGAATATGATTGGGTATCAAGTATGAATTCAGATGGCCATACTGCAACAATTTTTGTAACAAATGTTGAGGAAGCGAGAATGAAGTTAATTCAAGACATTTCCTCAAAGAATATCCCAATTACTTCTTTTTCAGTTGGCCGTTCATCATTAGAAGATTTATTTATGAAGGTGGTAAAATCATGAGCCAATGGTTTATTTTATTCAAAAAAGAATGGCTGGAAATGAGTCGTAACTTTAAGTTGTTGTGGATGCCTCTAGTGTTTATCCTTCTAGGAATTATGCAGCCTGTAACGAGCTATTATTTACCTCAAATCCTTGAAACAGCGGGAGAGCTGCCAGAGGGTGCAGTTCTTAACATTCCTGTGCCGTCAAGCGCGGAAGTCCTGGTTGGCACACTTGGACAATACAGTCAGATTGGCGTACTCGTCCTAGCACTTGGCTTTATGGGAATTGTTGCAGGTGAAAGAAGTAGCGGAGTGGCAGGGATGATTCTAGTTAAACCTGTGTCATTTACATCCTACATTACAGCAAAGTGGATAAGTGCGGTGTTACTTGTAGGAATCTCATTTTTCTTAGGAATGGTAGCTTCCTGGTACTATACAACTCTATTGATTGGCGAAATCGCCTTTTCGACACTTCTTAATGGATCGCTTATTTACTTTGTATGGCTTGCGTTTCTAATAACGGTCACTGTCTTATTCAGTTCATTTTTAAAAAGCAGTGGGATAGTTGCATTCGTTACAATTCTTACAGCTATTCTTTTATCTGCAATTACTTCATTGTTATCAAAATGGATGATCTGGTCTCCAGCTCGACTTTCAGGACATTCACACAGCTTCTTTATGACAGAAACAACAGGAGAGCATTTTACCTTAGCAATAACGGTAACCATTGCTTTAATCGTTGGCTTACTAATCTTGGCAACACAGGTATTTAGTAGAAAAGAGCTGACAGAATAAGAGTAAAATACGGCAAGTTCACGCAAACTACAAACGACTATGTAGGAAAGGGTGAACCTAATGCCAGAAAAGAACCAAGGTAGAAATGAACAATTCCAGAAAACAAACGAAGGAAATGCTGCTTATCCTGAGTACAGCGACAGAGAGCACGCAGACAACAAAACGTCTC
This window harbors:
- the spoIID gene encoding stage II sporulation protein D, whose translation is MNPLKPIVALVSVLFVVILMIPTLLVMPFGDKVSGQLGEELQAEKQAKVSLPTGPTFEVAVYRSKLNTIEKVPIEDYVVGVVASEMHANFEPEALKAQALAARTYIVKQLLNTEKIGIPEGADVGDTVLFQVYKSKDELKKQWGKDYEVHLGKIQEAVVQTQGKILTYNNQPIEAQFFSTSNGYTENSEAYWQNAFPYLKSVESPWDKESPRFYDQKTISVKDFEIALGVKLGNDSTIGKVISRTPGKRVGEVEIGNKKFTGRQIRELLELRSSDFEWKRSGNNIVISTKGYGHGVGMSQYGANGMAAEGKTHEQIISHYYQGVQITSADTYITKFTAKQ
- a CDS encoding M23 family metallopeptidase yields the protein MREEENKRTSQNSSSNLQRFFKKRWVFPAIYLASAAIILTGVLWFQSANNDVADDEPNINEELPGTAQNGEPAVPVNSTVENFAMPVLDEDAVEIHKQFYDADGSKEDQEAALVSYENTYYPNKGIDIVAKDGKSFDVAASLSGTVVRSEQDSLFGNIVEIEHAEGVVTVYHSLADVMVEQGDRVDQGQVIAKAGKNLFNKDADTHVHFEIRNNGVAVNPIEFFNQPLTSLEQEESASKQPAEQAEENTEDAEETPADEDKSEQDENTDASIGMATV
- a CDS encoding NADH-quinone oxidoreductase subunit M, which translates into the protein MNESYLLSLLVFSPLLGIILLAFVPKVQEQTIKIVGFLATVPALLLSLFLYFSYRAGADLAQYTEKYNWFGFIKDGPFSVEYDLGINGFSLVMILLTAILSTLAAIASIHIKKEWKGYFMLFLLLELGMLGVFAAENLILFFIFFELTLIPMFFLIGKWGYFEKEKAAFSFLIYNGIGSAILLIVIMILFAKTGTTKISAITAILASPQGTVPTFGAITTELRYGLLIALMVAFGIKLPIFPLHSWMLRVHVQAPPAIVMLHSGILLKIGAFGLIRFGLGFFPEEFKSMAVLIAILGVINLLYGAFLAFIQDDFKMVLAYSSISHMGIVLIGLGSLNEAGIQGAIFQVISHGLISALMFFLIGVIYERVGTSMIGRLGGLAKVMPIAAGFLLTAAMASLGLPGMSGFVAEFMAFLGLFKEMPIIAAVGAIGIIMTAVYLLRAVLNVTYGKPNNTYENAFDMRPIEFVPVFVLLGLIVLIGVYPNVLSQPLQLVLDTIMIGLGG
- a CDS encoding VanZ family protein, with the translated sequence MFKRIMYFSIKIAPFVYMGLIWILSSLPHDAVIDTPYSWDRAFKESLHLIAFGILYLLFVLSFAVDGKLTHKTSKIAAAIAISYGFIDELHQYFVPYRSATVIDIVKDTIGVLVAYYLIRRFYLTKKGA
- the murA gene encoding UDP-N-acetylglucosamine 1-carboxyvinyltransferase is translated as MEKIIVRGGKKLNGTVKVEGAKNAVLPVIAASLLASDGKSIICDVPTLSDVYTINEVLRYLGAEVSFKNNEIVVDASGELKTEAPFEYVRKMRASVLVMGSLLARNGRARVALPGGCAIGSRPIDQHLKGFEAMGAVVKVGNGFIDAQVEGKLRGAKVYLDFPSVGATENIMMAASLAEGTSVIENAAKEPEIVDLANFLNSMGAKVRGAGTGTIRIEGVEKLRGTRHNIIPDRIEAGTFMVAAAITGGNVLVQGAVPEHLSSLVAKMEEMGIKIIEERDGLRVIGPEKLKPIDIKTMPHPGFPTDMQSQMMALLLCAKGTSVITETVFENRFMHVEEFRRMNGDIKIEGRSVIINGPSELQGAEVSATDLRAAAALILSGLVADGYTRVTELKHLDRGYVNFHDKLAGLGADIERIADLTIVQPEEQANVNM
- a CDS encoding YwmB family TATA-box binding protein, which produces MNKIITVSMSVIFIFTLVMYGSLESSATGNRPIDDMVEVFEKNKITIEEWSFYAKETITTVHDYDDFLELVQLKQTQTDNRFNWIITEEEEKWVATGIYIDSQKTETIKILSTPINQKSHTYLVYDAKGTQLDRDLVESFYNSFESTKNDIFQENPTIFTCLKGEYSDRIEGVLYNQVDYLLEEFNADEIEATKEETFVSVSAYTDNWKNDIPTLNEKMNIQIALRNSGLDSKTTIVVGTPIITSEY
- a CDS encoding DUF1146 family protein, coding for MLAGFGQQALISIFSHLLFISITWWALQSINYEKILKPNHVIQARLVLIFTTIAIGSTVSNFFLDYLMWSQQLPSLF
- the nuoL gene encoding NADH-quinone oxidoreductase subunit L; amino-acid sequence: MMENAWIIPLFPLISFLFLLVFGKQMKESSAYVGMFLTAISFVYSLLVLFERFTAPTYKAEATWLTIGDVQLTAGFEVNQLNALMLVIVSLVSFLVHMYSKGYMHGDERFPVFYAYLGLFTFAMLGLVISPNLLQTYIFWELVGVGSFLLIGFYFYKEEARAAAKKAFIMTRIGDVGLLIGMILLFWQVGSFEYDEIFQAVEAGTISMTMITLTAILIFVGAVGKSGQFPLHTWLPDAMEGPTPVSALIHAATMVAAGVYLVAATFPLFAASETALMTVAVIGAITAIFAASIGLVQKDIKRVLAYSTVSQLGYMMLALGSAGYVAGVFHLMTHAFFKALLFLAAGSVIHAVHSQNIEEMGGLWKKLRITGPLFLIGTLAISGVPLFSGFFSKEEILLATWAHGNYGLFWLAVITAFLTAFYMFRLFFMVFSGESRSKQKNVHESPSVMTVPMIVLGVLAIFAGYVNTPWFGTFLGDWLVADSHALGHGHVSGPKWIMIVAIVVSLAGILLAYLIYSKKSISRDWLTSRFPMTYNVLYNKYFVDELYETTIVYAVKVFSLFLKYIERFLIGGIVSGVAAATQNIGKYGSKFQDGQVQTYASVAFVGLALLLAILALTGGYFG
- a CDS encoding PLD nuclease N-terminal domain-containing protein, whose amino-acid sequence is MAELAQLNWALLAPIAIIQLILMVTALVDLIRSEETNGPKLLWVLLILFVSMIGPILYFVVGRKK
- the nuoN gene encoding NADH-quinone oxidoreductase subunit NuoN, with protein sequence MDLKTFLSFEWSIMAPEFIIIGVATLLSIIDLFMGKDKSRRPLGWIGVAGVVLAIISLVGLLDKEATSILHDTFRLDGFGKAFKLIMLVGAGMVLLLAMNYEPKEGMKEYRGEFYYLLLTALLGAMVMTSSGDLITLFVGLELLSISSYILAGLRKKNKLSNESAMKYVINGGISTAFILFGMSYVYGLTGSTNLTEIFTLLSNLQNEKLIYVLAIAFFMIFVGLSFKIATAPFHMWAPDVYQGAPTPVTAFLSIVSKAAGFAIILRVMIIVFGQVSSGNEETPILIFHLQDYIAFLAGATMIIGNTIALRQRNIKRLLAYSSIAQAGYILVAFASLSYFMMDAIWFYLVAYLFMNLGVFAIIQVITDKSGSEDISQFAGLYKRSPLVAVAMGIFILSLAGIPGTAGFIGKLNIFLGAFVTSPAHYVLASIMIATTVVSYFYYFGILTQMFFRPAIDDSKVKLPSGILIVVVLCVIGTIGLGIFPGIALDFLSQFDRFSDFIG